A portion of the Scleropages formosus chromosome 15, fSclFor1.1, whole genome shotgun sequence genome contains these proteins:
- the ythdf2 gene encoding YTH domain-containing family protein 2, producing MSASSLLEQRPKGQANKVQNGAVSQKDTLNDDEFEPYLNPQGRQSNAYTAMSDSYMPSYYSPSIGFSYSLNEAAWSTGGDPPIPYMASYGQLSNGEHHFLPDAMFGQPGALGSNPFLGQHGFNFFPSGIDFSAWGNSSSQGQSTQSSGYSSSYAYAPSSLGGAMIDGQSPFAANEPLNKAPGMNSLDQGMAGLKIGAGDMTPKVVGSGLPGGPLSQVSGAPSMPPVSIAPVKPASWADIASKPAKPQPKLKTKGGVGGTNLPPPPIKHNMDIGTWDNKGTVPKVSAPQQAAIPSNGQPPNQASPQPGVTAAGAQPLPISNGQLAPPAGQLGQHQQPPVVQQGLAQPPLPPGPPSAQPAPPTRWVPPRNRANGFGDTVSGAGQSPPSSGVGGVSMPSEPHPVLEKLRLVNNYNPKDFDWNPKQGRVFIIKSYSEDDIHRSIKYNIWCSTEHGNKRLDAAYRSLGAKGPLYLLFSVNGSGHFCGVAEMRSPVDYNTCAGVWSQDKWKGKFEVRWIFVKDVPNSQLRHIRLENNENKPVTNSRDTQEVPLDKARQVLKIIASYKHTTSIFDDFSHYEKRQEEEESVKKVEVQGNDPYTSNPSRSHYRLQDRQGRVK from the exons ATGTCCGCCAGCAGCCTCCTCGAACAG AGACCGAAAGGCCAAGCGAACAAAG TCCAAAATGGAGCTGTGAGCCAGAAGGATACTCTGAACGATGATGAATTCGAGCCCTACCTGAACCCTCAGGGCAGACAG AGCAATGCCTATACAGCCATGTCCGACTCCTACATGCCCAGTTACTACAGCCCTTCCATAGGGTTCTCCTACTCCTTGAACGAGGCGGCTTGGTCCACTGGTGGCGACCCCCCCATTCCCTACATGGCCTCTTATGGACAGCTCAGCAACGGGGAGCATCACTTTCTGCCGGACGCCATGTTCGGGCAGCCGGGGGCGCTGGGGAGCAACCCCTTCCTGGGGCAGCACGGCTTCAATTTCTTCCCCAGCGGCATTGACTTCTCTGCCTGGGGCAACAGCAGCTCTCAGGGCCAGTCAACACAGAGCTCCGGCTACAGCAGCAGCTATGCCTACGCTCCCAGCTCCCTGGGCGGTGCTATGATCGACGGACAGTCCCCGTTTGCTGCCAACGAGCCCCTCAACAAGGCCCCTGGGATGAACAGCCTGGATCAGGGCATGGCAGGCCTTAAGATTGGTGCTGGGGACATGACCCCCAAGGTGGTGGGTTCGGGGCTCCCTGGGGGGCCCCTCAGCCAAGTTTCTGGTGCTCCCAGCATGCCCCCCGTCTCCATCGCTCCGGTGAAGCCAGCCTCCTGGGCCGACATTGCCAGCAAGCCGGCCAAACCGCAGCCCAAGCTGAAAACAAAGGGCGGAGTGGGTGGGACTaaccttccccctccccctatCAAACATAACATGGACATCGGCACCTGGGACAACAAAGGGACTGTCCCCAAGGTGTCTGCCCCCCAGCAGGCTGCTATTCCCAGCAATGGGCAGCCACCCAACCAGGCCTCCCCCCAGCCTGGTGTCACTGCGGCAGGTGCCCAGCCGCTTCCCATCAGCAACGGGCAGTTGGCACCTCCTGCAGGCCAGCTCGGGCAGCACCAGCAGCCTCCAGTTGTCCAACAGGGATTGGCTCAGCCACCGCTTCCGCCCGGCCCGCCTTCCGCCCAGCCGGCGCCACCCACCCGCTGGGTGCCCCCACGTAACCGTGCCAATGGCTTTGGGGACACTGTGTCAGGCGCTGGGCAGTCACCCCCCAGCTCTGGGGTGGGCGGAGTGTCTATGCCCTCTGAACCGCACCCGGTCCTGGAGAAGCTGCGCCTTGTCAACAACTACAACCCCAAGGACTTCGACTGGAACCCCAAGCAAGGGCGCGTCTTCATCATCAAGAGCTACTCGGAGGATGACATCCACCGCTCCATCAAGTACAACATCTGGTGCAGCACAGAGCACGGCAACAAGCGGCTGGATGCTGCCTACCGCTCGCTGGGCGCCAAGGGTCCCCTCTACCTGCTCTTCAGTGTCAACGGCAGCGGCCACTTCTGTGGCGTGGCTGAGATGCGCTCACCTGTGGACTACAACACGTGCGCCGGTGTGTGGTCGCAGGACAAGTGGAAGGGCAAGTTTGAGGTGCGCTGGATCTTCGTGAAGGACGTGCCCAACAGCCAGCTGCGCCACATCCGCCTGGAGAACAACGAGAACAAGCCGGTGACCAACTCGCGGGACACGCAGGAGGTGCCTCTGGACAAGGCACGACAGGTTCTCAAGATCATTGCCAGCTACAAGCACACCACCTCCATCTTTGACGACTTCTCGCACTACGAGAagcggcaggaggaggaggagagtgtgAAAAAG GTTGAAGTTCAGGGAAATGACCCCTACACCAGTAACCCCAGCAGGAGCCATTACAGACTGCAG GATCGCCAAGGACGCGTCAAGTAA
- the vgll2b gene encoding transcription cofactor vestigial-like protein 2b: MQKAAEGPRHEDAHAERRESPEAEYLGSRCVLFTYYRGDISSVVDEHFSRALSSYAEGKKRAADAGPDSPASSSHRSFPPSFWDSNYPSPHSRTHSERAGPYSVDPYSPALHPGLPHPHPHPSESWGYAQSQAYASARPLHELYTPAGLEPHYGPLLMPAVRPAHLAALPGHYDVSKLDGAPSWPGLLPPGDVAQTLALNMDTGVQHHKKGKEVYWF, encoded by the exons ATGCAGAAGGCGGCCGAGGGGCCCCGGCACGAGGACGCGCACGCGGAGAGGCGCGAGAGCCCGGAGGCGGAGTACCTGGGCTCGCGCTGCGTGCTCTTCACCTACTACCGCGGGGACATCAGCAGCGTGGTGGACGAGCACTTCTCGCGCGCGCTCAGCTCGTACGCGGAGGGCAAGAAGCGCGCCGCCGACGCCGGACCAG ACAGCCCAGCCTCCAGCAGCCATCGCagcttccctccttccttctgGGACAGTAACTACCCGTCCCCCCACAGCCGGACGCACTCCGAGAGGGCCGGCCCCTATTCCGTGGACCCGTATTCTCCAGCACTGCACCCGGGACTCCCTCACCCCCATCCGCATCCATCGGAGTCCTGGGGCTACGCTCAGAGTCAGGCGTACGCCTCGGCGCGGCCTCTGCACGAACTGTACACCCCCGCCGGGCTGGAGCCCCACTACGGCCCCCTGCTGATGCCCGCTGTGCGACCCGCCCACCTGGCCGCCCTCCCTGGCCACTATGATGTCAGCAAGCTGGACGGCGCCCCCTCCTGGCCTGGCCTGCTGCCACCTGGCGATGTGGCTCAGACACTGGCTCTGAACATGGACACAG GCGTCCAGCATCACAAGAAAGGCAAGGAGGTCTACTGGTTCTAA
- the ctsl.1 gene encoding cathepsin L.1 encodes MRLLMVMAALVAAALSASVSLEDLEFHAWKLKFGKSYRSPAEEEQRRLTWLSNRKRVLIHNMLADQGIKTYRLGMTFFADMDNKEYRRVAFRSCLGFFNTTKARRGSTYLTQTGVIGLPATVDWRDKGYVTPVKDQKSCGSCWAFSATGSLEGQNFRKTNKLVSLSEQQLVDCSGDFGNFGCGGGLMDQAFEYIKANGGIDTEDSYPYEAEDGTCRFKPENVGATCSGYVDIPSGDENALKEAVATVGPVSVAIDAGHESFQLYQSGVYSEEECSSTDLDHGVLAVGYGTENGQDYWLVKNSWGLDWGDQGYIKMSRNKKNQCGIATASSYPLV; translated from the exons ATGAGGCTGTTGATGGTGATGGCGGCCCTGGTGGCGGCGGCGCTCTCCGCCAGCGTCTCCCTGGAGGACCTCGAGTTCCACGCCTGGAAGCTCAAGTTCG GGAAGAGCTACAGGTCTCCGGCCGAAGAGGAGCAGCGCAGGCTCACTTGGCTGTCCAACCGCAAGCGCGTCCTCATTCACAACATGCTGGCCGACCAGGGCATCAAGACGTACCGTCTGGGCATGACCTTCTTCGCCGACATG GACAACAAGGAGTACAGGCGCGTCGCCTTCCGGAGCTGCCTGGGCTTCTTCAACACCACCAAGGCCCGCAGAGGAAGCACTTACCTCACGCAGACAGGGGTCATCGGCCTCCCGGCCACCGTGGACTGGAGGGACAAGGGCTACGTGACGCCTGTCAAGGACCAGAAGAGTTGCGGCTCCTGCTGGGCTTTCAGCGCG ACGGGCTCCCTGGAGGGCCAGAACTTCAGGAAGACAAACAAGCTGGTGTCCCTGAGCGAACAGCAGCTGGTCGACTGCTCGGGAGACTTTGGGAACTTTGGCTGCGGAGGCGGCCTCATGGACCAGGCCTTCGAGTACATCAAGGCCAACGGGGGCATCGACACCGAGGATTCGTACCCCTACGAGGCTGAG GACGGGACGTGCCGCTTCAAGCCCGAGAACGTGGGCGCCACCTGCTCGGGGTACGTGGACATCCCCAGCGGAGATGAGAACGCCCTGAAGGAGGCTGTGGCCACCGTCGGACCCGTGTCGGTGGCCATCGACGCCGGCCACGAGTCCTTCCAGTTGTACCAGTCAG GTGTCTACAGTGAGGAGGAGTGCAGTAGCACCGATCTGGACCACGGGGTCTTGGCAGTCGGCTACGGCACCGAAAACGGACAGGACTACTGGCTCGTGAAGAACAG ctggGGTCTAGACTGGGGAGACCAGGGCTACATCAAGATGTCCAGGAATAAGAAGAACCAGTGTGGCATCGCTACGGCCTCCAGCTACCCGCTGGTCTGA
- the LOC108938777 gene encoding uncharacterized protein LOC108938777, whose amino-acid sequence MSEFCLLQAAVVFFLVPVMSDHKQSVPHSEKEDVDKEFEEWKIKYEKSYSSPEEEAKRKKMWLETRTRVIEHNKRADAGEESYWMAVNHFADRHPEEVCGCFRKQAKGCCHDEKMKAVLLFLLVCVVALCVTSRPVSKKKSDVDGEFEEWKLKYEKSYSSPEEEARRKQQWLKSRAMVIEHNKKADAGEETYWMAVNHFADRLPHEFGSCLG is encoded by the exons ATGTCAGAGTTTTGTCTCTTGCAAGCAG CTGTAGTGTTCTTTCTCGTGCCCGTTATGTCTGACCACAAGCAATCGGTTCCCCACTCTGAGAAGGAGGACGTGGACAAGGAGTTTGAGGAATGGAAGATCAAATATG AAAAGTCCTACAGCTCACCTGAGGAGGAGGCCAAGCGGAAGAAGATGTGGCTGGAAACCAGGACCCGGGTGATTGAACACAATAAGAGGGCGGACGCAGGGGAGGAGTCCTACTGGATGGCGGTGAACCATTTCGCCGACAGG CATCCTGAGGAAGTGTGCGGCTGTTTTCGCAAGCAAGCAAAGGGCTGCTGTCACGATGAGAA AATGAAGgctgtgctgctcttcctcctggTGTGCGTGGTGGCGCTCTGCGTGACCTCGCGTCCCGTCTCCAAGAAGAAGAGCGATGTGGACGGAGAGTTCGAGGAGTGGAAACTGAAATACG AAAAGTCCTACAGCTCGCCCGAGGAGGAGGCCCGGCGGAAACAGCAGTGGCTGAAAAGCAGGGCGATGGTGATTGAGCACAATAAGAAGGCGGACGCTGGCGAGGAGACCTACTGGATGGCGGTGAACCATTTCGCCGACAGG CTCCCACACGAGTTCGGCTCGTGCTTGGGCTGA